GATGGCCGACGGCGCGGGGATCGTCGAGACCGCCCAGCGCCTGGAGCAGGGCGGGGCCGACGTGGTCGGGTTGAACTGCTTCCGGGGCCCGGAGACCCTGATGCCCTGGCTGCGGCAGATCCGCGAGGCGGTCTCCTGCCACGTGGGCGCCCTGCCCATCCCGTACCGGACCACGCAGGAGGAGCCGACGTTCTTCAACCTCTCGGATGAGGCGGCGGCCGTCCCCTCCCCGCACGGGCGCACTTTCCCCACCGCCCTGGACCCCCTGCTGACCAACCGCTACGAGATCCGGGCCTTCGCCGAGGAGGCCTACGCGCTGGGCGTGAACTACCTGGGGGTGTGCTGCGGCGCCGCTCCGATCCATATCCGCGAGGTCGCCGAGGCAGTGGGCCGCACCCCGGAGGCCAGCCGGTTCTCCGAGAACATGGCGAACCACTTCATGTACGGCAGCAACGAGCGCCTCCCCGAGCACGTGATCGGGCTCGGCGAGCGCGCCTGACCGCGCGCCGCGCACTCATCGGGGCGGGATCGGGACACGACCTCGACCGGCGCCGACGCCGCGGGGCCGGGTGGAACTCACGTCGTCACGCTATGGGTGCGGACCCGCGCCGGCACTGCCACCACCCGGTTCAGCCGCTCGGACAGCACCAGGCCCGCCATCACCAGCACGGCGAGGAACAGCGGGAGGATCCACATCCCCGTCCAGGCCGAGAGCGCGCCGAACGCCGGTGGCGCGAGGGTGGAGCCGGTGTAGGCGGCGGCCATCTGGATGCCGATGATGGCCTGGGAGTTGCGCCGACCGAAGTTGATCGGGGTGGAGTGGATGATCGCGGGATAGATCGGCGCGGAGCCGAGGCCCACGACGACCAGACCCGCGAGCCCGACCACCTCCGTCGACAGGGGCAGGGCGAGCATCAGCGCGCCCACCCCGATGATCACGAAGCCTCCCCGGATCAGGGCCCGGTCACCGAGGCGCTCGGCGACGAAGCCGGCCAGGAAGCGCCCGGCGGTCAGGCCGAGCACGAACAGCGCACCGAATGCGGCCGCCGCCGCCGGGAGCGCCCCGCGCTCGGCGACCAGGTAGGTCGAGGACCACAGCAGCGCCGTGCTCTCGAGCGCGCAGTAGGCGCCGAACGTGAGCAGGATCAGCGCCACCCCGGGGATCCGCAGCGCCGTCTCGAGCGGGACGGGTGCGCGGCCCTGCGGCGCCGGGGCGTCCTCGGCGAGATCATGGGTCCGGACGGTCCTCGCCGGGGAGCGTGCGCTGTCCACCGTGCCCCACAGCGGGATGCTGGCCAGCAGTGCGAGGGTGAGCGCGGCCTGGGCCAGACCGATCAGCAGGTAGGCGGTGGACCATCCCTGCCCGGACGAGATCGCGAACCCCATGACGAACGGGCTGATCGAGGCGCCCACTCCCCAGAAGCTGTGCAGCCAGTTCATGTGCCGGGCCGCGTAGTGCAGCGCCACGTAGTTGTTCAGCGCCGCATCGACCGCGCCGGCACCGAGCCCGTACGGGATCGCCCACAGGCACAGCATCCAGAACTGCTCCGAGGTGGAGAACCCCACCAGCGCGGCAGCGGTCATCCCGACGCTGATCGCCGTGACCACCCCGGTGCCGAAGCGGAGGGTGACCCGCTCGGAGGCGAGGCTGGAGACGATGGTCCCCACGGCGATGATCATGGTGATGATGCCGGCGAACGCCACCGGGACGCCGAGGTCCTGATGCATGACCGGCCAGCCCGAGCCGACCAGGGAATCCGGCAGGCCGAGGCTGACGAAGGCGACGTAGATGATCGCGAGCAGGAGTGAGTACACGGCGTGGAGGGACGACTTTCACGAGGTGTGGGAGGGCGATCGCGACGCTGCATCGCCGTACGGGAGCGATCGTACACAGCGCCGGCGGCATGCGCGGAGCGACCGCTTCTGGGGCCCCACCACCGCTTCCCCTCGCACCGGACCGCGCTACACCACCTCCGCCAGCACCTCCAGCAGATCCTTGACCCGCCGGTCCACGTCCTCGCTCTGCATCTCGCTGGGCAGGAAGGAGAAGGCGAGGCCCTGCTCGGGCCAGGCGCCGTGCAGCCCGCCGCCGGCGCCGGTGTGGCCGAAGGCGGGGCGCACCGGGCCGTAGGTGCCGATGGGGTCATCGAGCTCGTAGCCGAGCCCGAAGCGCACCGGCCGGTCGTTGATCGTGTCCGTGCCCTGGGACCAGGTGCGGGTGGCGCGGGCCAGGGTGTCGGCCGGGAGCAGCGGGGCGTCGGCGGCGATGAGCAGGGAGTACATCCTCGCCATCGCGTCGGCCGTGCCGATCCCGCCGCCGGCGGCGAGCTCTGCGGCGTGGTAGGCGCGGGTGTTGAACGGCGGGGTCTCGGCGGTCAGGCTGCTGCCGTACATCCGGTCCACGATCGCGCGCCGCTCCGGATCCTCCTGCAGGTAGGTGGAGATCCGGTAGCCCGCGGCACGGAACACCGGGGCGACCCGCACCTCCTCCGACTCCGGCAGTCCCAGGTGGACATCGAGTCCGAAGGGCTCTGCCAGCTCGGTGCGCAGCAGCTCCCCGACGCTGCGTCCGCTGACCCGGCGCAGCACCTCCGCCAGCAGGTATCCGTAGGTCAGGGCGTGGTAGGCGACCTTCGTGCCCGGCTCCCACAGCGTCGGCTGGGCGGCGAGGCGCTCGGCCATCAGGTGGTTGTCGAGCCTCTCGGCGTCATCCGCCGGGTCGGGGTCGACGAACGGCAGGCCGACGGTGTGGTCCAGCAGGTGGTGGATCCGCACCTGCTCCTTGCCGGCCGCGGCGAACTCCGGCCAGTACTGCGCGACCGGGGCCTCGGGGTCCAGCTGCCCTCGGCCGATGAGGAGCGCGGCGAGGGTCGCGGTGAGTCCCTTCGTGCCGGAGAACAGCACCGCCATGGTGTCCGCGGTCCATGGCCGGCCGGGCGCCGCCTGCCCGCCGTGCAGCTGCAGCAGCGGCTGCCCGGCGCGGTGGACGGAGAACGCCATCCCGCCCCCGGAGGCGGCGAGGTGGCGACCGAAGATCTCGACGAGACGCTCGGCGATGTCGCCGGGCAGCCCCTCGCAGGCGCGGACGGTGACCGCGGACGGATCATCTGCGGGAACGGTGGATGTGGACATCGGGGAACTCCTCCTGGGGCCTCGGTCGGTGGGGTGCGGGCGGTTCAGAGACGGATCGCGCGGCCGACCCAGTCGGGCCGGGTGGCGGGGGCGCCGAAGGTCTCGGCGATCGCGTCCGCCGCCGGGACGTCGCCGGCTCCGGCAGGTCCCGCGGCCGCGACGTCGGCGATCCGCGCGGCGACGGGCTCGGGGAAGGGCGCGGACCGGGCCGGATCCCCGGCCACGTGCAGCGCCAGGATCTCCTCTGTCGCGACCAGCTCGCCGTCCACCCGCATCTCGTGCGCCAGGTGCAGCTTCTTGGCCGCGGCGCCGGCGATCGCGGTGGTCACCACCAGCTCTGCGCCGCGGGGCACCTCCTGCAGGTACCGCACATGCGCCTCGACGGTGTACAGCGAGGAGCCGGCCTGGGCACGCTCTGCGGCGCCCAGCCCGATCTGCTCCATCACCTCGTCGGTGGCGAAGCCGAACACGAGCACGTAGTAGGCCTCGGAGAGATGGCCGTTGTAGTCGATCCATTCCCGGCGCACCGGGGTGCGAAAGGCGGGCAGCGCACTCATGCCGCGGAGCCCCGGCGCAGCTGCTCGATGACCTGGCGCACCGCGATGATCGCCTGGTCGCGCTGGGCGACGAGCTCGGGCACGGTGCGTCCGTCGGCCTCGTCATCGCAGCCTGCCACCACGGCACCGCGCAGCTCCTCGGTCAGCTCCGGAGCCTCCAGACGGGTCCAGGGGGACTTCAGCGAAGGACCGAAGTGGTCGAGCATGTGGGCCATCCCGCCGGGCCCGCCGGCCAGGTGGAAGGTGAGCATGGGGCCCTGCAGGGGCCAGCGCAGGCCGGGACCGTCGGTGATGGAGCGGTCGATCTGCTCGACCGTCGCCTCGCCGTTGTCCACCATGTGCAGCGCCTCCCGCCACAGCGCCTCCTGCAGGCGGTTGGCGATGAAGCCGGGCACCTCGTGGTCCATCGTGATCACGGACTTGCCCAGGTGCTCGTACCAGGCCGAGACCCAGGCGACGGCCGCGGGCGAGGTCTGCTCGCCGCCGACCACCTCGACCAGCGGGATCAGGTAGGGCGGGTTGAAGGGGTGGCCGACGACCAGCCGCTCGGGTGAGGCCGCGTCCACCGCCATCTCCGTCATCGAGTAGCCGGAGGTGGAGGAGGCGATGATGACCCCCGGGGCGGCGTGCGCATCGATGTCCGCCAGCAGCTGCTGCTTCATCTCCAGCACCTCGGGGGCGCTCTCCTGCACGAACTGGGCGCCGTCGAGCGCTTCGGCGAGATCGGTGTGGACGGAGATGGCGTGCGGATCGGCGCCCTCGGCCAGGCCCAGCTGGGTCAGCGCCGGCCAGGCGGCGTCGATGAGCGCGCGGACCCGGTCCCCGGCCTCGGGCGAGGGGTCCCAGGCCTGGACCCGGTAGCCGCGGGAGAGGAAGTAGGCGGCCCAGCCGCCGCCGATGGTGCCGATGCCGACGCAGGCGATCGTGGTGACCTCGGCGACCTCGGGCGGCTGCGGGTCGGGGATGGGAGCAGCAGGGACAGTGGTCATGCGGAGAGAGCCTTCCGGTCGAGCTGGAGGATGTCGCGGGCCTCGTCGGGCGTGGCGATCTGGTCACCGAGGGAGTCGATGATCTTCCCGGCCTCCTCGACGAGCTGAGCGTTGGTGGCCTTGACGCCCTTGCGCAGGTAGAGGTTGTCCTCCAGCCCCACCCGGGCGTGCCCGCCCAGCAGCACCGACTGCGCGACCCAGCGCAGCTGGTCGCGGCCGATGGCGAAGGACGTCCACTGCGCCCCCTCGGGCAGCAGGTGCACCATGGCGTCCAGCAGGCCGGAGTCGACGGGGGCGCCGTAGGGGATCCCCATGCACAGCTGGTACATCGGCGGCGGGGCGATGAGGCCCTCGGCCACCATGACGTTCGCGAACCACAGCTGCCCGGTATCGAAGATCTCCATCTCCGGCTTGACCCCGAGCTCCTTGATCCGGGCGGCACCCTCGCGGAGCATGTCCGGGGTGCTGACGTAGAGCTGGCTGCCCTCGCCGAAGTTCAGCGACCCGCAGTCCAGGGTGCAGATCTCCGGGCGCAGCTTCTCGACATGCGGCAGCCGGTCCAGGCCGCTGACCAGGTCGGTGCCCTCGAGCTTGCCCAGCTCCCGGGTGGGATCGCTGGGGTCGACCGTGAGGTCACCGCCCATGCCGGCGGTGAGGTTGATGACGGGATCGACGTCGCTCTCGCCGATCAGGCGCACCACCTCGCTGTACAGCTCCACGTCGCGAGAGCCCTGCGTGGTCTCGATGTCCCGCACGTGCACGTGCACGACGGAGGCACCGGCGCGGGCGGCGGCGATCGCATCGGCCGCGATCTGCTCGGGGGTGACAGGTACGTGCTCGCTCTTGGCGGCGGTGTCGCCGGCGCCGGTGACGGCGCAGGTGAGGATGACCTTGCGGCTCATGGGGGTCCCTTTCGTGGGGTGGGTCCGGGTCTCGGGTGGGTCTGGGTCTCGGGGTGGTCAGGGACGGGCGACGACGAGGCGTTCGAGGAAGCGATGGATCTGGGAGGCCATCTGCTCGACGCTGATCGTGCCGACCAGCACCTTGATGCCGAGCCCGTCGATCAGGCTGGTCAACTGGGTGGTGAGGTCCTCGAGCGGCTCGGCGGCGACGACCCCCGCCTCCTGTCCCTCGCGCAGCACGTCGTGCACCGTGCGATACCACCGCTGATAGGCGAAGGCATGGTTCTGCTGGGAGCCGGCGCCGACGGCGACCTCGGACCAGGCCTGCAACCAGATCGCGAACTCCTGCGCGCGAGCGCCGTCGGCGGGCAGCTGCAGGCTGATGAGGTGCTCGAGCCGCTCCCGCGGACCGGAGATCAGGTGCAGGGAGGCGACCTGCCGATCGAAGGCGAGCTTGACCGAGTAGCGGAGCGTCTCCTCGAACAGCTCACGCTTGCCGGAGAAGTAGTGGTAGACCGCGGCGGTGCTGACCCCTGCCTCGGCGGCGATCTCGGAGATCTTCACCGCGTGCAGGCCGCGGGAGGCGAACAGCGCCCAGGCGGTCTCGACGATCGTCTGCCGCCGCCGCCCCTGCTCCGGGGCTTCACGTCCCCGGCGGGGCAGGCTCGCCGCGGTGGGGACCGCGGCCGGTCCGGAGGCCGAGTCCGAGCCGGAGACCAGCCAGTTCACCGTGACACCGCCGACGGTCGCGATCCGCACCAGCTCGGCCGGGCTGAAGCGGCGGGTGCCCTTCAGCGCCTTGGACAGCTTGGTCTCCTCCAGCTCGATGCGGCGGGCGAACTCGCGCTGGGCGAGACCGGACTCCTCGATGCAGGAACGGACCCTCACGCGGACGGCCTCCGCGGAAGAGCTCGCGGCCTCCGCGGAAGAGCTCGCGGTCTCCGCGGTGTCCCCTGCGGCAGTCATCGGTGGATGTGATGTCGACATGGTGCCTCCCACTGCGTCGTCGGCTGCTGGGGCGGGCCCGGACCTCCCCGGCCCGGCGCCCTCCTCGTCCCGCCCTCAGAGGGTCGGGATGTTCTGCAGCAGCTCCTCGGTGTAACTGTGGCTCGGCGCGGTGAGCACCTGGTCCGTCGGTCCATCGTCGACGATCACGCCGTGATCCAGCACGGCGACGCGCTCGGCCACGTGGCGGGCCAGGGCGATGTTGTGGGTCACGAAGAGCATCGACAGCCCCCGCTCCTGGCGCAGATGGCTCAGCAGGTCGATGATGCTGGCCTGCACCGAGACGTCCAGCGCCGACGTGATCTCGTCGCACACCAGCACCCGCGGCATGTTCACCAGCGCCCGAGCGATGGCCGCGCGCTGGCGCTCACCGCCGGAGAGATCTCCCGGCCGACGGTCGAAGAAGGACCTCCCCAGCCGCACCGAGTCCAGCGCCTCGCGGACCCGTTCCCGGCGCTGGGACGCGCTGAGCTCGCCGGACATCTCCAGCGGCACGGCGAGCGACTGGCCCAGCGTGCGGCGCGGGTTCAGCGAGGAGAACGGGGACTGGAAGACGTACTGGATGTCCTGCCGCTGGGCGAGGCTGCGCCGACGGGTGGACCGCGGCAGCTCCTCCTCCCGGTACCTGACAGATCCCGACCAGTGGTCCAGCAGGCCGGCGATCGCCCGCGA
The window above is part of the Brachybacterium vulturis genome. Proteins encoded here:
- a CDS encoding 3-hydroxyacyl-CoA dehydrogenase NAD-binding domain-containing protein, which gives rise to MTTVPAAPIPDPQPPEVAEVTTIACVGIGTIGGGWAAYFLSRGYRVQAWDPSPEAGDRVRALIDAAWPALTQLGLAEGADPHAISVHTDLAEALDGAQFVQESAPEVLEMKQQLLADIDAHAAPGVIIASSTSGYSMTEMAVDAASPERLVVGHPFNPPYLIPLVEVVGGEQTSPAAVAWVSAWYEHLGKSVITMDHEVPGFIANRLQEALWREALHMVDNGEATVEQIDRSITDGPGLRWPLQGPMLTFHLAGGPGGMAHMLDHFGPSLKSPWTRLEAPELTEELRGAVVAGCDDEADGRTVPELVAQRDQAIIAVRQVIEQLRRGSAA
- a CDS encoding 3-keto-5-aminohexanoate cleavage protein; amino-acid sequence: MSRKVILTCAVTGAGDTAAKSEHVPVTPEQIAADAIAAARAGASVVHVHVRDIETTQGSRDVELYSEVVRLIGESDVDPVINLTAGMGGDLTVDPSDPTRELGKLEGTDLVSGLDRLPHVEKLRPEICTLDCGSLNFGEGSQLYVSTPDMLREGAARIKELGVKPEMEIFDTGQLWFANVMVAEGLIAPPPMYQLCMGIPYGAPVDSGLLDAMVHLLPEGAQWTSFAIGRDQLRWVAQSVLLGGHARVGLEDNLYLRKGVKATNAQLVEEAGKIIDSLGDQIATPDEARDILQLDRKALSA
- a CDS encoding serine hydrolase domain-containing protein → MSTSTVPADDPSAVTVRACEGLPGDIAERLVEIFGRHLAASGGGMAFSVHRAGQPLLQLHGGQAAPGRPWTADTMAVLFSGTKGLTATLAALLIGRGQLDPEAPVAQYWPEFAAAGKEQVRIHHLLDHTVGLPFVDPDPADDAERLDNHLMAERLAAQPTLWEPGTKVAYHALTYGYLLAEVLRRVSGRSVGELLRTELAEPFGLDVHLGLPESEEVRVAPVFRAAGYRISTYLQEDPERRAIVDRMYGSSLTAETPPFNTRAYHAAELAAGGGIGTADAMARMYSLLIAADAPLLPADTLARATRTWSQGTDTINDRPVRFGLGYELDDPIGTYGPVRPAFGHTGAGGGLHGAWPEQGLAFSFLPSEMQSEDVDRRVKDLLEVLAEVV
- a CDS encoding MFS transporter, with translation MYSLLLAIIYVAFVSLGLPDSLVGSGWPVMHQDLGVPVAFAGIITMIIAVGTIVSSLASERVTLRFGTGVVTAISVGMTAAALVGFSTSEQFWMLCLWAIPYGLGAGAVDAALNNYVALHYAARHMNWLHSFWGVGASISPFVMGFAISSGQGWSTAYLLIGLAQAALTLALLASIPLWGTVDSARSPARTVRTHDLAEDAPAPQGRAPVPLETALRIPGVALILLTFGAYCALESTALLWSSTYLVAERGALPAAAAAFGALFVLGLTAGRFLAGFVAERLGDRALIRGGFVIIGVGALMLALPLSTEVVGLAGLVVVGLGSAPIYPAIIHSTPINFGRRNSQAIIGIQMAAAYTGSTLAPPAFGALSAWTGMWILPLFLAVLVMAGLVLSERLNRVVAVPARVRTHSVTT
- a CDS encoding TetR family transcriptional regulator C-terminal domain-containing protein — encoded protein: MTAAGDTAETASSSAEAASSSAEAVRVRVRSCIEESGLAQREFARRIELEETKLSKALKGTRRFSPAELVRIATVGGVTVNWLVSGSDSASGPAAVPTAASLPRRGREAPEQGRRRQTIVETAWALFASRGLHAVKISEIAAEAGVSTAAVYHYFSGKRELFEETLRYSVKLAFDRQVASLHLISGPRERLEHLISLQLPADGARAQEFAIWLQAWSEVAVGAGSQQNHAFAYQRWYRTVHDVLREGQEAGVVAAEPLEDLTTQLTSLIDGLGIKVLVGTISVEQMASQIHRFLERLVVARP
- a CDS encoding thioesterase family protein, which codes for MSALPAFRTPVRREWIDYNGHLSEAYYVLVFGFATDEVMEQIGLGAAERAQAGSSLYTVEAHVRYLQEVPRGAELVVTTAIAGAAAKKLHLAHEMRVDGELVATEEILALHVAGDPARSAPFPEPVAARIADVAAAGPAGAGDVPAADAIAETFGAPATRPDWVGRAIRL